One genomic window of Candidatus Pseudobacter hemicellulosilyticus includes the following:
- a CDS encoding aspartyl protease family protein, protein MRLITILLVVLAHTLRLTAQEEFVPPPSRDITSFPFKLLTGGIIILKAKVSAFPDTLNFILDTGSGGISLDSMTTERLKLTTALSDRTIRGIAGIRRVRFAYGHTLHLPGLSVDSLNFHINDYEVLTSAYGEKIDGIIGFSFLSRYIVRINYDSMRIYVATRGTIKYPKGGFLLKPLLVNIPIFQVEIRDERELLSRYYFDTGAGMCLLLSTDFVADSSALRPRRKWYSTQAEGLGGKAAMKQGVIKQVRLGPYKFRNVPTYIFEDEYNVTSYPYLGGLIGNDLLRRFNLIINYERRDIYMTPNTHFKDIFDYSYTGLGMYLVEGEIQVVDIMPGSPAEKAGFREGDVILSVGNNFSKNIQAYKNLLQTPGEKLKVLVLREQGPVVLTIKVLNVLTGR, encoded by the coding sequence ATGCGCCTTATAACCATACTGCTTGTCGTCCTGGCCCATACCCTGCGGTTAACGGCCCAGGAAGAGTTTGTTCCTCCTCCTTCCCGTGATATTACCAGTTTCCCTTTCAAATTGTTGACGGGTGGCATCATTATCCTGAAAGCAAAGGTCTCCGCTTTCCCCGATACACTCAATTTTATCCTGGATACCGGCAGCGGGGGTATTTCCCTGGACTCCATGACTACCGAGCGGCTCAAGCTGACCACCGCCCTGAGCGATCGCACCATCCGCGGTATCGCCGGCATCCGGCGCGTACGGTTTGCGTATGGCCATACGCTGCACCTGCCCGGCCTGAGCGTGGACAGTCTCAATTTCCATATCAACGATTATGAAGTGCTGACCAGCGCCTATGGTGAAAAGATAGACGGCATCATTGGCTTCAGCTTTCTGTCCAGGTATATTGTGCGCATCAATTATGACAGCATGCGCATCTATGTGGCCACCAGGGGTACTATCAAATACCCCAAGGGCGGCTTCCTGCTGAAACCTTTGCTGGTGAATATTCCTATTTTCCAGGTGGAGATCCGCGATGAGCGGGAGCTGCTGTCCCGTTATTATTTTGATACCGGCGCCGGTATGTGCCTGCTGCTGTCCACTGATTTTGTGGCGGACAGCTCGGCCCTGAGGCCCCGGCGTAAATGGTACAGCACCCAGGCTGAAGGGCTGGGCGGTAAAGCGGCCATGAAGCAGGGCGTAATAAAGCAGGTACGGCTGGGACCCTATAAGTTCCGCAATGTGCCTACCTATATCTTCGAGGATGAATACAATGTAACCTCCTACCCCTACCTGGGGGGGCTGATCGGGAACGACCTGCTCCGGCGCTTCAACCTCATCATTAATTATGAGCGCCGCGATATTTATATGACGCCCAACACCCATTTCAAGGATATTTTCGATTATTCCTATACCGGCCTGGGCATGTACCTGGTGGAAGGCGAGATCCAGGTAGTGGATATCATGCCCGGTTCGCCGGCGGAGAAAGCGGGATTCAGGGAAGGGGATGTGATCCTGTCCGTGGGGAATAATTTCAGCAAGAATATCCAGGCTTATAAGAACCTGCTGCAGACCCCCGGCGAAAAGCTTAAAGTGCTGGTCTTGCGGGAGCAGGGCCCGGTAGTTTTGACAATAAAGGTCCTGAATGTACTCACCGGCCGGTAA
- the mqnC gene encoding dehypoxanthine futalosine cyclase, with amino-acid sequence MHLQDLYAKALNFEFLDIEEGIALFEEAPLTDLMYVANELRKQQVPHGKVTWQIDRNVNTTNVCTANCKFCNFYRIPGHAEAYITDIGTYKNKIDQTLRWGGDQLLLQGGHHPKLGLQFYVDLFRQLKELYPTLRLHTLGPPEVAHITKLEKATHHEVLKALKEAGMDSLPGAGAEILVDRVRRLISKGKCGAQEWLDIMHEAHKLDITTSGTMMFGHVETLRERFEHLIKIREVQSRKPAHAKGFLAFIPWTFQDVDTLLTRIRGVQNLTTPDEYIRMIAISRIMLPNIINIQASWLTVGKETAQLTLHGGANDFGSIMLEENVVSAAGAPHRFTYRSIQQAIREAGFEPQLRTQQYQFREMPQQIEEQVIDY; translated from the coding sequence ATGCACTTACAAGATCTATATGCCAAAGCGCTGAATTTTGAATTCCTTGATATTGAAGAAGGGATCGCGCTGTTTGAAGAGGCCCCTCTGACGGACCTGATGTACGTAGCCAATGAGTTGAGGAAGCAACAGGTACCCCATGGGAAAGTGACCTGGCAGATTGACCGCAACGTGAACACTACCAACGTCTGTACCGCCAACTGTAAATTCTGCAATTTTTATCGTATCCCCGGCCATGCCGAAGCCTATATCACGGATATTGGTACCTATAAAAATAAGATAGACCAGACCCTGCGCTGGGGCGGCGATCAGCTGCTGCTGCAGGGTGGCCACCATCCCAAGCTGGGCCTGCAGTTCTATGTGGACCTGTTCCGCCAGCTCAAGGAACTATATCCCACCCTCAGGCTGCACACCCTCGGGCCGCCCGAAGTTGCACATATCACCAAACTGGAGAAAGCCACTCACCATGAGGTGCTGAAAGCCCTGAAGGAAGCCGGCATGGACAGCCTGCCCGGCGCCGGTGCGGAGATCCTGGTTGACAGAGTCCGCCGCCTGATCTCCAAAGGAAAATGTGGCGCCCAGGAATGGCTGGACATCATGCATGAAGCCCATAAGCTGGATATCACTACCTCCGGCACCATGATGTTTGGTCATGTGGAAACGCTCCGGGAACGGTTTGAACACCTGATCAAGATCCGGGAAGTACAGTCCCGTAAGCCGGCCCATGCCAAAGGCTTCCTGGCCTTTATCCCCTGGACCTTCCAGGATGTGGACACCCTGCTGACCCGCATCCGCGGCGTCCAGAACCTGACCACGCCCGATGAATATATCCGTATGATCGCTATCAGCCGGATCATGCTCCCTAATATTATTAATATCCAGGCCTCCTGGCTGACCGTGGGCAAGGAAACCGCCCAGCTCACCCTGCATGGCGGCGCCAATGATTTTGGCAGTATCATGCTGGAGGAAAACGTGGTAAGCGCCGCCGGCGCTCCCCACCGGTTCACCTACAGGAGCATACAGCAGGCCATTCGCGAAGCCGGCTTTGAACCCCAGCTGCGCACCCAGCAGTACCAGTTCAGAGAAATGCCTCAACAAATTGAGGAACAGGTTATTGACTATTAG
- a CDS encoding response regulator, giving the protein MNLRPAYLTRIVTATLTIVAAGFLFNFFRLYISSPATQQTQQISSLIIAIVCLVLLLLRSFFDNSRQLVEAQLKEQVINTLEQYRLLADNAQDIISEHGPDGQILYISPSVKKILGYSPDTVINTPLSDYLHPEDRHKFTPSRQDLRELEEKDSLVLRYRMRCNTGEYTWLESIVKPIRENGHITLFISISRDITDRKKAEAEKESLLNSVRQSEELLRTVINSTPDWIFIKDKEHRYMLVNHAFADSMGLNPESIIGRTDLEIGMNEVNVLGDPEKGIRGYIHDDKEVMNTGKALFVQEEAITVRQEKLILRTIKVPVWNVSGSIHGVLGFAQNITEQKATEEELIHAKEMAESANIAKSLFMANMSHELRTPMNGIIGFTDLVLTTELQYIQREYLENVKQSAYHLLDIINDILDLSRIEAGKMQIEHTAFRLDELVQETVDILAAQAFEKQLELVCHIEPEIPSRFSGDPVRIRQVLVNILGNAIKFTPQGEIFVSVASTGDIYQRDGKPCLDVEVAVRDTGIGISERKLRQIFESFTQADASTTRKYGGTGLGLTISKSLAEMMEGDLLVKSEIGRGSTFTLKVPLEVLNPKPQLSSEYKPPLRKVLVVDDNGTNRWLMQDIFRYFHIACEIAGGGREALMILDRIQRTGEPLDLIITDQHMPEMDGIQLIQEIRRQDRFPQPAMLMLSSLEMELHKQEAEDLGIRQLLSKPVKLYELYSLLCAMFSTGKEENKPLSNPVPSVPKASDPVTIMVVEDEPVSMLLITEVLRKMGFRLLKATNGKEALELLRHHEPVLIFMDVNMPEMDGYTTTRMIRQLPEPNRSVTIIALTADAMESDKEKCIANGMDDYISKPFRRDEIIAILKNRTLLV; this is encoded by the coding sequence ATGAATCTGCGCCCTGCTTACCTCACCCGGATTGTGACCGCAACCCTTACAATTGTTGCGGCAGGGTTTCTATTTAATTTTTTCAGACTATATATCAGTTCTCCGGCCACCCAACAGACCCAGCAGATCAGTTCGCTGATCATCGCCATCGTCTGCCTGGTCCTCCTGTTATTACGCTCCTTTTTTGATAATAGCCGCCAGTTGGTGGAAGCACAGCTGAAAGAACAGGTCATCAATACCCTGGAACAATACCGGCTCCTGGCAGATAACGCCCAGGATATCATTTCCGAGCACGGACCTGATGGCCAGATCCTGTATATCTCCCCCTCTGTTAAAAAGATCCTCGGTTATTCGCCCGATACAGTGATCAATACACCCCTTTCTGATTACCTGCACCCGGAAGACCGGCACAAATTCACACCCTCCCGCCAGGACCTCCGGGAGCTGGAAGAAAAGGACAGCCTGGTACTGCGGTACCGGATGCGCTGTAATACCGGTGAGTACACCTGGCTGGAAAGTATTGTGAAACCTATCCGCGAGAACGGGCATATCACGCTTTTCATCAGCATCTCCCGCGATATCACCGACCGGAAAAAAGCAGAGGCCGAAAAAGAATCACTGCTCAACAGTGTCCGGCAGTCCGAAGAACTGCTGCGTACCGTGATCAATTCCACACCCGACTGGATCTTCATCAAGGATAAGGAACACCGCTATATGCTGGTCAACCACGCTTTTGCAGATTCCATGGGCCTGAACCCCGAATCCATTATTGGCAGGACCGACCTGGAAATAGGCATGAACGAGGTCAATGTGCTCGGCGACCCCGAAAAAGGCATCCGGGGTTATATCCATGACGATAAGGAAGTGATGAACACCGGCAAAGCCCTGTTTGTGCAGGAAGAGGCCATTACCGTACGCCAGGAAAAACTAATCCTGCGGACCATCAAAGTGCCTGTCTGGAATGTGAGCGGCTCTATCCACGGCGTACTCGGCTTTGCACAGAATATCACGGAGCAGAAAGCCACTGAAGAAGAACTGATCCATGCCAAGGAAATGGCCGAATCAGCCAATATAGCCAAGAGCCTGTTCATGGCCAATATGAGCCATGAGCTGCGCACCCCCATGAATGGCATCATCGGCTTTACCGACCTGGTGCTGACCACCGAGCTGCAGTATATCCAGCGGGAATACCTGGAAAATGTAAAACAGAGCGCTTATCACCTGCTGGACATCATCAATGATATCCTGGACCTTTCCCGTATTGAGGCCGGCAAGATGCAGATAGAACATACTGCCTTCCGCCTGGATGAGCTGGTGCAGGAAACAGTGGATATCCTCGCCGCCCAGGCCTTCGAAAAACAACTGGAACTGGTCTGTCATATAGAACCCGAGATCCCTTCCCGCTTCAGTGGCGATCCCGTACGTATCCGCCAGGTACTGGTGAACATACTGGGCAATGCCATCAAGTTCACCCCCCAGGGTGAGATCTTTGTTTCCGTAGCCAGCACCGGCGATATTTACCAGCGGGACGGTAAGCCCTGCCTGGATGTTGAAGTGGCCGTTCGTGATACCGGTATCGGCATCTCCGAAAGGAAGCTGCGCCAGATATTCGAAAGCTTTACCCAGGCCGATGCCAGCACCACCCGCAAATATGGCGGTACCGGGCTGGGCCTGACCATTTCCAAAAGCCTGGCCGAAATGATGGAGGGCGACCTCCTCGTGAAAAGCGAGATTGGGCGGGGCAGTACTTTTACCCTGAAAGTACCGCTGGAAGTGCTGAATCCCAAACCCCAGCTGTCCAGTGAATACAAACCGCCGCTGCGCAAAGTACTGGTAGTGGATGATAACGGCACCAACCGCTGGCTGATGCAGGATATCTTCCGCTATTTCCATATCGCCTGCGAGATCGCCGGGGGCGGCCGCGAAGCGCTCATGATCCTGGACCGCATCCAGCGGACCGGTGAACCGCTGGACCTCATTATCACCGACCAGCATATGCCGGAAATGGACGGCATCCAGCTGATCCAGGAGATCCGCAGGCAGGACCGGTTCCCGCAACCCGCTATGCTCATGCTTTCTTCCCTGGAAATGGAACTCCACAAACAGGAGGCGGAAGACCTTGGCATCCGGCAGCTGCTGAGCAAGCCGGTGAAATTGTATGAGCTTTATTCTTTACTTTGTGCTATGTTCAGTACTGGAAAAGAAGAAAATAAACCACTGTCAAATCCGGTTCCTTCCGTTCCAAAAGCGTCAGATCCCGTCACCATCATGGTGGTGGAAGATGAACCCGTGAGCATGCTGCTGATCACCGAAGTACTCCGCAAGATGGGCTTCCGGCTGCTCAAGGCCACCAACGGTAAGGAAGCGCTGGAATTATTGCGGCACCATGAGCCTGTACTCATTTTCATGGACGTCAATATGCCGGAAATGGATGGTTATACCACCACACGTATGATCCGGCAGCTGCCGGAACCCAACCGGAGTGTGACCATCATTGCCCTTACGGCCGATGCCATGGAAAGCGATAAGGAAAAATGTATTGCCAACGGAATGGACGATTATATCTCCAAACCCTTCCGGCGGGATGAGATCATTGCCATCCTGAAGAACAGGACACTGCTGGTGTGA
- a CDS encoding response regulator transcription factor, translating to MNNTRILYVEDEQFLGKIVKESLESRGFTVVMESDGLQVMDAFRQLHPDVCVLDVMLPGKDGFTLAEEIRQLDATVPIIFLTARTQTEDLVKGFATGGNDYIRKPFSMEELIVRIANVLRYRPEGSGSREEWKIGRYLFQVSRQTLSLEGEERKLSFRETELLKLLYRNREKIIDRKEVLNLLWGNDSVFNSRNLDVYITKLRSYLRHDDALAIITIKGIGYRFVMEK from the coding sequence ATGAACAATACCCGGATACTATATGTAGAGGATGAACAGTTCCTTGGCAAGATCGTCAAAGAGAGCCTCGAGAGCCGGGGGTTTACGGTGGTCATGGAAAGTGATGGCCTGCAGGTGATGGATGCTTTCCGTCAATTACATCCTGATGTCTGTGTGCTGGATGTGATGCTGCCGGGTAAGGACGGGTTCACCCTGGCCGAAGAGATCAGGCAGCTGGATGCCACCGTACCCATAATCTTTCTGACGGCCAGAACACAGACGGAAGACCTGGTAAAAGGTTTTGCCACCGGCGGCAATGATTATATCCGCAAGCCTTTCAGTATGGAGGAGCTGATTGTCCGCATTGCCAATGTGCTGCGCTACCGGCCGGAGGGATCGGGTTCCAGGGAGGAATGGAAGATTGGCCGCTACCTGTTCCAGGTTAGCCGGCAAACCCTTTCACTGGAGGGGGAAGAACGGAAACTGTCCTTCCGGGAAACGGAGCTGCTGAAGCTGCTGTACCGCAACCGGGAAAAGATCATAGACCGCAAAGAAGTACTCAACCTGTTATGGGGGAATGATTCCGTGTTCAACTCCCGCAACCTGGATGTTTATATTACCAAGCTGCGCAGTTACCTGCGGCATGATGATGCCCTGGCCATTATCACCATTAAAGGGATCGGCTATCGGTTTGTGATGGAAAAATAA
- a CDS encoding HAMP domain-containing sensor histidine kinase → MNKSRIHISVALMLLAILAVAAFQVYWLYKSYREAELTLQIRTNSLFRETVVHLQQEKLRQDSSLQIRLPEGTSPEGLARILRGYITDSVAGGHPIRRMITLPEAGAERMPDSAFHWRMATPGNDPVPGEPGVSLSVTRRMENRPGDGTPSKDQVVVLARGIPSFKDSLSSKDLTLRTDTAFRQEGITVPFAISVEKNSQPPGGPRGRPGDPAHANIAWGGFGSPYSYKIELADTTPYLLRQLVPQFVVSLLLVGLTVLSFGLLLRNFIQQRRLTQLKNDLISNITHELKTPIATVSVAIEALKSFNALHDPRRTLEYLDISSSELQRLSLLVDKVLKLSMFEKQQIQLREDLFDLREVVEEVMGSMRLQFDKYHATVTLQLEGDDFTLKGDRLHITSVVYNLLDNALKYSQGKPCINILLASKGRQLEMSVADNGIGIAPEYRKKIFDKFFRIPTGDTHNVKGYGLGLSYVSYVMQRHKGRITVASEPGQGSCFTLQFPAAA, encoded by the coding sequence ATGAACAAGAGCAGGATCCATATCTCTGTAGCCCTGATGCTGCTGGCCATCCTGGCCGTGGCGGCCTTCCAGGTGTACTGGCTGTACAAGAGCTACCGGGAGGCGGAGCTGACCCTGCAGATACGCACCAATTCGCTCTTTCGCGAAACGGTGGTCCACCTGCAGCAGGAAAAGCTGCGCCAGGACAGCAGCCTCCAGATCAGGTTGCCCGAAGGCACTTCGCCTGAAGGGCTGGCCAGGATATTACGGGGATATATAACCGATTCTGTGGCTGGCGGCCATCCCATCCGACGGATGATAACCCTGCCTGAGGCCGGAGCAGAGCGTATGCCGGACAGTGCCTTCCACTGGCGGATGGCTACACCCGGCAATGATCCTGTTCCTGGTGAGCCGGGCGTTTCCCTCAGCGTTACCAGGCGGATGGAAAACCGTCCCGGCGATGGAACTCCTTCAAAAGACCAGGTGGTGGTGCTGGCCCGCGGCATCCCTTCCTTCAAAGACTCCCTGAGCAGCAAGGACCTGACCCTGCGCACAGATACGGCTTTCCGGCAGGAAGGGATAACCGTTCCCTTTGCCATCAGCGTGGAAAAGAACAGCCAGCCGCCCGGCGGACCCCGTGGTCGTCCCGGCGATCCTGCCCATGCCAATATTGCCTGGGGTGGCTTTGGTTCTCCCTACTCCTATAAGATTGAACTGGCGGATACCACCCCTTACCTCCTGCGTCAGTTGGTGCCTCAGTTTGTGGTGTCCCTGCTGCTGGTAGGACTGACGGTCCTGTCCTTCGGGCTGCTGCTGCGCAATTTTATCCAGCAGCGCAGGCTGACCCAGCTAAAGAATGACCTTATCAGCAATATCACCCATGAGCTGAAAACACCTATTGCCACGGTGAGTGTGGCTATTGAAGCGCTGAAAAGTTTCAATGCCCTGCATGATCCGCGGCGTACGCTTGAATACCTGGACATCAGCAGCAGTGAACTGCAAAGGCTCTCGCTGCTGGTAGACAAAGTACTCAAGCTCTCTATGTTTGAGAAGCAGCAGATCCAGCTGCGGGAAGACCTCTTTGATCTGCGCGAAGTAGTGGAAGAAGTAATGGGCTCCATGCGCCTGCAGTTTGATAAATACCATGCAACAGTAACGCTGCAGCTGGAGGGTGATGATTTTACCCTGAAAGGGGACCGGCTGCATATCACCAGCGTGGTGTACAACCTCCTGGACAATGCCCTGAAATACAGTCAGGGTAAACCCTGCATCAATATCCTGCTGGCATCCAAAGGCCGGCAGCTGGAAATGAGTGTGGCCGATAACGGGATCGGGATAGCGCCGGAATACCGGAAAAAGATCTTCGATAAGTTTTTTCGCATACCCACGGGTGATACCCACAATGTCAAAGGCTATGGGCTTGGGCTTAGTTACGTGTCCTATGTTATGCAAAGGCATAAGGGCCGTATCACTGTTGCCAGTGAACCGGGCCAGGGCAGTTGCTTCACCCTTCAATTCCCTGCAGCCGCATGA
- a CDS encoding GLPGLI family protein produces the protein MKRTISALIFLLLAVAGKSQLKTGKVIYQQTIRGGKTTVNMNGETRSFDRPDMVMKMELLFSNDQSLKIPIQEERPEAETFNSGGGPGGPGGGPMGMRMAGMAFGGNATVYHNFTEGRKVEEREAMGKTYLITDSIRGAGWKLTGQTKTILNYPCQEARLQTIVMTRRMTFSNGEMKPEEKPDTLQVVAWFAPSIPVPAGPDYQGQLPGLILELDIQEGKSICTALSVEPNAPVSNLKEPKKGKKITAEAFKKEQEEGMQKMMQRGGGMRPPGRM, from the coding sequence ATGAAACGAACCATCAGCGCCCTTATCTTCCTGTTGCTGGCCGTGGCTGGAAAGTCCCAGCTGAAAACAGGAAAAGTCATTTACCAGCAAACGATCCGCGGCGGTAAGACCACCGTCAATATGAATGGCGAGACCCGCAGTTTTGACCGCCCTGATATGGTGATGAAAATGGAATTGTTATTCAGCAATGACCAGTCGCTCAAGATCCCCATCCAGGAGGAGCGGCCTGAAGCCGAAACCTTCAACAGCGGCGGCGGCCCCGGTGGTCCTGGCGGCGGACCCATGGGCATGCGGATGGCCGGCATGGCTTTTGGCGGCAACGCCACCGTATACCACAACTTTACAGAAGGCCGTAAGGTGGAAGAGCGGGAAGCCATGGGTAAAACTTACCTGATCACCGACAGTATCCGGGGAGCCGGCTGGAAGCTCACCGGCCAGACAAAGACCATCCTGAACTACCCCTGCCAGGAAGCCCGCTTACAGACCATTGTCATGACCCGCAGGATGACCTTCAGCAATGGAGAAATGAAACCTGAAGAGAAACCGGATACCCTCCAGGTGGTAGCCTGGTTTGCCCCGTCTATCCCAGTGCCCGCCGGGCCCGACTACCAGGGACAGCTGCCCGGGTTGATCCTGGAGCTGGATATACAGGAAGGCAAAAGCATTTGTACAGCCCTGTCTGTAGAGCCCAATGCCCCTGTCAGCAACCTGAAAGAACCTAAAAAAGGAAAAAAGATAACAGCTGAAGCCTTCAAAAAAGAACAGGAAGAAGGCATGCAGAAAATGATGCAACGCGGCGGTGGTATGCGCCCGCCCGGACGCATGTAG
- a CDS encoding LLM class flavin-dependent oxidoreductase produces MKQLQLSVLDQTPVRRGSNAVGALQETVQLARLADKLGYTRYWLSEHHNTGTLAGSAPEVLIARLGSETRQIRFGSGGIMLPNHSTLKVAENFRLLEALYPGRIDLGIGRAPGGDRLTAQLLNPSNTFDPQEYIRQIDTLQALLTDQPAAGNAQGKVRAMPFIQTEPALWMLTSSGESAYLAAHFGMALSYAQFINPLGGPEAMANYRQRFVPSDQWPAPTGNVGIFAFTSDDERKVEEVQTMMDYRLLSFEKGRFEEVITYDMASSYDYSPGEWQRVLFNRNRMIVGTPDVVKEKMTALADAFQVNELVIATFTELQEDRLRSYELMAQLFELPVQDAQEIF; encoded by the coding sequence ATGAAGCAATTGCAACTGAGTGTGCTGGACCAGACGCCTGTGCGCAGAGGGTCCAATGCTGTTGGCGCCTTACAGGAAACCGTGCAGCTGGCCCGCCTGGCGGATAAACTGGGCTATACCCGATACTGGCTTTCCGAACACCACAATACCGGTACCCTGGCAGGTTCCGCCCCCGAGGTGTTGATTGCCCGGCTGGGTTCCGAGACCCGCCAGATCCGCTTTGGCTCCGGCGGCATCATGCTGCCCAACCACAGCACCCTCAAAGTGGCTGAGAATTTCCGGCTCCTGGAAGCATTGTACCCTGGCCGCATTGATCTGGGTATCGGTCGCGCCCCGGGTGGCGACCGGCTCACAGCCCAGTTGCTCAATCCCTCCAACACCTTCGATCCGCAGGAATATATCCGGCAGATAGATACCTTACAGGCCCTGCTGACGGATCAGCCCGCTGCCGGCAATGCGCAGGGAAAAGTAAGAGCCATGCCTTTTATCCAGACAGAGCCCGCGCTCTGGATGCTGACCTCCAGCGGGGAAAGCGCTTACCTGGCTGCTCATTTTGGAATGGCCCTCTCCTATGCCCAGTTCATCAATCCTCTGGGCGGTCCGGAAGCCATGGCCAATTACCGCCAGCGCTTTGTACCGTCCGACCAGTGGCCAGCACCCACCGGCAACGTAGGCATCTTTGCCTTTACCTCGGATGATGAACGGAAAGTGGAGGAAGTGCAGACCATGATGGATTATCGCCTGCTGAGTTTTGAGAAAGGACGTTTTGAAGAAGTGATCACCTATGATATGGCCAGCAGCTACGATTATTCGCCGGGCGAATGGCAGCGCGTACTGTTCAACAGGAACAGGATGATTGTAGGCACTCCGGATGTGGTAAAGGAAAAAATGACGGCGCTGGCCGATGCTTTCCAGGTGAACGAACTGGTTATTGCTACTTTTACTGAATTGCAGGAAGACAGGCTCCGCAGCTATGAACTGATGGCGCAGTTATTTGAGCTGCCTGTCCAGGATGCACAGGAGATCTTTTGA
- a CDS encoding general stress protein CsbD, with amino-acid sequence MAATLKLAAPWPEVKEKIKERNIHLTDEDLQYEPGQEDALLERLSRKMSLEKEEVKALIESISHNRDIAS; translated from the coding sequence ATGGCAGCAACATTGAAACTGGCCGCGCCCTGGCCCGAGGTAAAAGAAAAGATCAAAGAAAGAAATATTCATCTTACGGATGAGGACCTGCAATATGAACCCGGTCAGGAAGATGCCTTGCTGGAGCGGTTGTCCCGTAAGATGAGCCTTGAAAAAGAGGAAGTGAAAGCATTGATAGAAAGTATTTCACACAACAGGGATATTGCTTCCTGA
- a CDS encoding endonuclease/exonuclease/phosphatase family protein: MALTLFSGTLHAQSVRVASYNLRYANQHDTGNLWQDRLPIISALIGFHDFDIFGTQEGYRHQLDSLSAHLPGYSWYGVGRDDGQSKGEHSAVFFKKDKFKLLAKGDFWLSETPEKPGFGWDAKHNRICSWVQLQDLASKKKFYFFSVHFDHQGVVARVQSSKLILRKIKEIAGSSPAILAGDFNGGHDSEWYLALANNGELQDTYKLVAHPYALGGSFNDFGRNIDSKEIIDHIFVSKGIKAKRWGLLTDTYQGKYPSDHCPVMADLDLR, translated from the coding sequence ATGGCATTAACTCTTTTTTCCGGTACCCTGCACGCGCAATCCGTTCGCGTGGCTTCTTATAATCTCCGATATGCAAACCAGCATGATACTGGTAATCTCTGGCAGGATCGCCTGCCCATCATCAGTGCGCTGATCGGTTTTCATGACTTTGATATCTTCGGCACCCAGGAAGGATACCGGCACCAGCTGGACTCCCTGAGCGCACACCTGCCAGGCTATAGCTGGTATGGGGTTGGCAGGGACGACGGGCAGTCGAAGGGTGAGCATTCTGCCGTTTTCTTTAAAAAAGATAAGTTCAAACTCCTGGCCAAAGGCGATTTCTGGTTATCCGAAACACCGGAGAAACCTGGTTTTGGCTGGGATGCCAAACATAACAGGATCTGCTCCTGGGTTCAGTTGCAGGACCTGGCCAGCAAAAAGAAATTTTATTTCTTCAGTGTGCATTTTGATCACCAGGGTGTGGTTGCCCGGGTACAGAGCAGTAAGCTGATCCTGCGTAAGATCAAAGAGATCGCGGGCAGTTCACCCGCTATACTGGCAGGTGATTTCAATGGCGGTCATGACAGTGAATGGTACCTGGCCCTTGCCAATAACGGGGAGCTGCAGGATACTTATAAGCTGGTGGCCCATCCTTATGCACTGGGCGGCTCCTTCAATGATTTTGGCAGGAATATAGACAGTAAAGAGATCATTGACCATATTTTCGTCAGCAAAGGCATCAAAGCAAAACGCTGGGGCCTGCTGACGGATACTTACCAGGGCAAATATCCTTCCGACCACTGCCCGGTAATGGCTGATCTGGATCTCCGGTAG